The Desulfosporosinus acidiphilus SJ4 genome has a window encoding:
- the flhA gene encoding flagellar biosynthesis protein FlhA: MAVSMKRRLLSNTDILAAIGMVGIVVMMVIPLPASLLDILITLNITGSVLTLMIAFFSKEPLEFSALPSLLLTMTLFRLSLNISTTRLVLLDGYAGQVIQQFGQFVIRGNPVVGFVVFFILVIVQFIVITKGAERVSEVAARFTLDAMPGKQMSIDADLNAGMINEQQARERRKNIQREADFYGAMDGSTKFIKGDAIAAIIILVVNILGGFIIGVAMQGLPLLDALNKYTILTIGDGLVSQIPALLISTATGLVVTRAASDNNLGQDLSKQLFQNPTTLFITAGVLLSLALLGLPPAPMVTVAAILIVAGVVIRKNSKVSVVQKTAAARESEIADSKKPENVLNLLNIDHMELELGYALVALVDVQRGGDLLDRIVLIRRQIASELGFIVPVIRVRDNMNLQPNQYVIKIRGAEIAMGEILADHYMAMSSGMDDDAIPGTPTKDPAFGLDAKWINAAYREQAELKGWMVVDAPTVLATHITEVIKTNAWEILNRQDVKTLIDHAKEQAPAVVEELIPDILSLGQVQKVLANLLRERVSIRDLITILETLADQAQSTKDIDRLTEHVRQGLARQITQPLVGKDKTLSVLTLDPQIEQQILDSIQPSDYGTYLALDPKVLQGIVQNLSREAEKFILKGLSPVLVCAPLVRINLKRVTERQLPHLIVLSYNELVQGIQVQAIGMVGMDRAS, encoded by the coding sequence ATGGCCGTATCGATGAAACGCCGGTTGTTAAGCAATACGGATATTCTCGCCGCAATTGGGATGGTAGGCATCGTAGTCATGATGGTTATCCCCCTGCCGGCAAGTTTACTTGATATATTAATTACCTTAAATATTACGGGTTCAGTACTGACTCTGATGATCGCGTTTTTTTCCAAAGAACCCTTGGAGTTCTCGGCCTTGCCCTCCCTTTTATTGACTATGACCCTGTTTCGATTGTCCTTAAATATCTCGACAACACGGCTTGTACTTCTTGATGGTTACGCCGGGCAGGTCATTCAACAATTCGGACAATTTGTCATTCGTGGCAATCCTGTTGTTGGTTTTGTTGTTTTCTTCATTTTGGTCATCGTTCAATTCATCGTCATTACCAAAGGGGCAGAACGTGTTTCTGAAGTCGCGGCGCGTTTTACCTTAGATGCCATGCCTGGAAAACAAATGTCCATTGATGCCGACCTTAATGCCGGAATGATCAATGAACAGCAAGCCCGTGAACGGCGGAAAAATATACAGCGTGAAGCAGACTTTTATGGTGCCATGGATGGTTCCACTAAGTTTATTAAAGGGGATGCTATCGCAGCTATTATCATTTTGGTTGTTAACATTCTCGGAGGTTTCATCATTGGTGTGGCGATGCAAGGGCTGCCTTTGCTGGACGCTCTCAATAAATATACCATTCTAACCATCGGAGACGGTTTGGTTTCTCAGATACCGGCGCTGTTGATTTCTACCGCGACAGGACTGGTTGTGACTAGGGCAGCTTCTGACAATAACTTAGGTCAGGATTTAAGCAAACAATTATTTCAAAACCCAACGACACTCTTTATCACAGCCGGGGTTTTGCTTTCATTAGCCTTGCTGGGATTACCGCCTGCTCCTATGGTTACCGTGGCAGCGATTTTAATCGTTGCCGGTGTTGTGATCCGTAAGAACTCGAAGGTTTCTGTCGTCCAAAAGACTGCTGCCGCGCGAGAATCGGAGATTGCTGACAGTAAGAAGCCGGAGAATGTGTTAAACCTCTTGAATATTGACCATATGGAATTGGAGTTGGGCTACGCTCTGGTGGCCTTGGTGGATGTCCAGCGAGGCGGAGATCTGCTGGATAGAATCGTATTGATTCGTCGTCAGATCGCCAGCGAGCTAGGGTTTATAGTCCCGGTGATCAGGGTTCGCGACAACATGAACTTACAGCCTAATCAATACGTTATAAAAATCAGGGGAGCGGAAATCGCCATGGGTGAGATTTTGGCCGATCATTATATGGCGATGAGCAGCGGAATGGATGATGATGCCATTCCAGGTACACCGACTAAAGATCCTGCTTTTGGACTTGATGCTAAATGGATTAATGCGGCCTATCGAGAGCAAGCAGAACTAAAGGGCTGGATGGTTGTGGATGCCCCAACTGTTTTAGCGACACACATTACTGAGGTCATCAAGACTAATGCCTGGGAAATCCTGAACCGTCAAGACGTAAAAACTCTCATTGATCATGCTAAGGAGCAGGCCCCTGCAGTTGTTGAGGAGCTGATTCCGGACATTCTCAGTCTCGGCCAAGTTCAGAAAGTCTTGGCAAACTTATTGAGAGAAAGGGTCTCCATTCGTGATTTGATAACGATCTTGGAAACTCTGGCTGATCAAGCTCAATCAACCAAGGATATCGATCGCTTGACCGAACATGTAAGACAGGGATTAGCTCGTCAGATTACTCAACCCCTCGTTGGTAAAGATAAAACGTTGTCGGTGCTTACCCTTGATCCGCAGATTGAACAGCAGATACTTGACAGTATTCAGCCCTCGGATTATGGAACCTATTTAGCCCTTGATCCCAAAGTATTACAAGGAATTGTCCAAAATCTCTCTCGTGAGGCAGAGAAATTTATACTCAAAGGCCTTAGCCCCGTGTTGGTTTGCGCTCCTTTGGTCAGGATTAATTTAAAAAGAGTCACCGAGCGACAACTGCCGCATCTCATAGTTCTTTCGTATAATGAATTAGTCCAAGGTATACAAGTTCAAGCTATAGGAATGGTGGGGATGGATCGTGCGAGTTAA
- the flhB gene encoding flagellar biosynthesis protein FlhB, producing the protein MSEKKHPATPKRRQEARKKGQIFKSQEVISSFMLLSAVALLKLWLPVMIQRMAQLFPYVLGLSSEWTESSIASLMVNVLWLGIQIVGPILVTGLVVALAANYIQVGILFTFEPLKPQISRLSPFSGAKRMFGVKAWVELAKSLTKVILIGYFLYASVRDRINIYPALQQLDVKQGAVFIGQALMELGWKISISFFGLAILDYFYQRWDHEKQLRMSHEELKQEFKQTEGNPEIKREIKRKQRALALSRMMQDMKKADVVITNPTHYAVALCYDLKVNSAPYVVAKGQDEIAFRMREVAKDYGLVIMENRPLARALYAQVEIGQGIPEELYKAVAEVLAFVYRLKKKKRA; encoded by the coding sequence GTGAGTGAGAAAAAACATCCGGCCACTCCCAAACGCCGTCAAGAAGCCCGGAAAAAGGGCCAAATCTTTAAAAGTCAGGAAGTCATTTCTTCCTTTATGCTCTTAAGTGCTGTGGCACTTCTTAAACTCTGGCTTCCGGTGATGATACAGCGCATGGCGCAGCTTTTCCCCTATGTTTTAGGCCTTTCCTCCGAGTGGACGGAGAGTTCTATTGCCAGCCTGATGGTCAATGTCCTGTGGCTGGGAATTCAGATTGTAGGACCTATTTTAGTCACAGGTTTAGTAGTCGCTTTAGCAGCCAACTATATTCAAGTTGGAATTCTCTTCACCTTTGAACCATTGAAACCGCAAATTTCCCGTCTCAGTCCGTTCAGTGGTGCGAAACGGATGTTTGGTGTTAAAGCTTGGGTGGAATTGGCAAAATCCTTGACCAAAGTGATTCTTATTGGCTACTTTTTATACGCCAGTGTTCGCGACAGAATTAATATTTATCCTGCTTTACAGCAACTGGATGTGAAGCAGGGAGCGGTTTTTATCGGACAAGCTTTGATGGAACTGGGCTGGAAAATCTCAATATCGTTTTTCGGCTTGGCAATATTGGATTATTTTTACCAACGATGGGACCATGAGAAACAATTGCGGATGTCTCATGAAGAATTGAAACAAGAGTTTAAGCAGACCGAGGGTAATCCTGAAATTAAACGGGAAATAAAGAGGAAGCAACGCGCCCTTGCTTTGAGTCGCATGATGCAGGATATGAAAAAGGCAGACGTTGTCATTACCAACCCAACTCATTATGCTGTTGCTCTTTGTTACGATTTGAAAGTCAATAGTGCACCTTATGTTGTGGCTAAAGGACAAGATGAAATCGCCTTTCGTATGCGGGAAGTGGCGAAAGACTACGGTCTCGTGATTATGGAAAATAGGCCGCTGGCTCGGGCCCTTTACGCTCAAGTGGAGATTGGACAGGGTATTCCGGAGGAGTTATATAAAGCCGTCGCTGAGGTTTTGGCCTTCGTCTATCGTTTAAAGAAAAAGAAAAGAGCATGA
- the fliR gene encoding flagellar biosynthetic protein FliR encodes MSLAQLLQWNLSLFILILSRWAGMIILAPVFGARGVPTLIRLSLAGCFTVVVYPLVFATNPTIPSEMLPYVAVVIKEVLVGLVIGYVIYLLTAILQGAGQLIDFQMGFTMGAAIDPVYGAQSPMMGNFQMVLATMLLLSTNAHHYLIAAMVKSYAFIPLNPSNLPIDYHFFVELVAHVFSLSIQMGLPVFGALVVSDIGVGLLMRTAPQFNIFSVVFPVKVIFGLIILFLSVSFFGEAVSHLFKMNMTWILNLFQGWKQ; translated from the coding sequence TTGAGTCTGGCGCAACTGCTCCAATGGAACCTCTCTCTATTTATACTAATTTTATCACGTTGGGCAGGAATGATTATATTAGCTCCAGTGTTTGGTGCAAGAGGTGTCCCGACGCTTATAAGACTTAGTTTGGCCGGTTGTTTTACGGTGGTAGTATATCCTTTGGTCTTTGCCACAAACCCGACTATTCCTAGTGAGATGTTGCCTTATGTTGCTGTGGTCATCAAAGAAGTTTTAGTGGGGTTAGTTATCGGATATGTCATCTATTTACTGACTGCCATTTTGCAGGGTGCCGGTCAACTCATCGATTTTCAGATGGGTTTCACTATGGGAGCAGCGATAGATCCGGTTTACGGGGCACAAAGTCCTATGATGGGTAACTTTCAAATGGTATTGGCAACGATGCTGTTACTCTCTACAAATGCCCATCATTATCTTATTGCTGCCATGGTTAAGAGCTATGCTTTTATTCCTCTTAACCCTTCAAATTTGCCTATTGATTATCACTTTTTTGTCGAGCTTGTTGCCCATGTATTTTCCTTATCCATACAAATGGGGTTGCCAGTCTTCGGGGCGTTAGTTGTCTCAGATATCGGGGTGGGTCTGCTGATGAGAACAGCTCCTCAATTTAATATTTTTTCTGTAGTTTTTCCAGTCAAGGTTATTTTCGGACTTATAATTTTATTTCTTTCAGTGTCTTTTTTTGGAGAAGCTGTCTCTCATCTCTTTAAGATGAATATGACGTGGATTCTGAATCTCTTTCAGGGGTGGAAGCAGTGA
- the fliQ gene encoding flagellar biosynthesis protein FliQ — protein sequence MSQTTVLYLAKEAFGAVILVGGPILGASLLVGLLVSIFQSMTQIQEQTLSFIPKVIAVVVILLLLGPWMLSVITGFTTNLLNQLVSFGTM from the coding sequence GTGAGTCAGACTACGGTGCTTTATTTAGCAAAAGAGGCTTTCGGGGCAGTGATTCTTGTGGGAGGGCCAATCCTCGGTGCCAGCTTATTGGTGGGCCTTTTGGTCAGTATTTTTCAGTCCATGACTCAAATCCAGGAACAAACGCTTTCCTTTATCCCAAAGGTTATCGCGGTTGTAGTTATTCTTCTTTTATTGGGTCCGTGGATGTTATCCGTAATAACAGGTTTCACCACAAACTTACTGAATCAGTTGGTTTCCTTTGGTACAATGTAA
- the fliP gene encoding flagellar type III secretion system pore protein FliP (The bacterial flagellar biogenesis protein FliP forms a type III secretion system (T3SS)-type pore required for flagellar assembly.) produces the protein MPLFLAVAFLILATPKSVFAAGVTLDLGNSTSQQLSTSLQLLMTLTVLSVAPAILLLMTSFTRIVIVLSFVRNALGTQQLPPNQVLVGLALFLSFFVMAPTWNQINTNAIQPYMKNQITQTEALTKAEEPLRDFMFKQTREKDLELFVGLAKMERPKTYRDIPTYVLIPAFVISELKTAFQMGFAIFIPFMVIDMIVSSTLMSIGMMMLPPMMISLPFKILLFVLVDGWHLVVQSLVTSFK, from the coding sequence ATTCCTTTGTTTTTGGCTGTGGCATTCTTGATCCTGGCAACTCCGAAGAGTGTTTTCGCTGCCGGGGTTACATTGGATCTTGGAAATTCCACCTCTCAGCAATTGAGTACATCCCTGCAGCTTTTAATGACGTTAACGGTATTAAGTGTGGCTCCGGCAATACTGTTGTTGATGACGTCCTTTACGCGTATCGTTATTGTCCTATCCTTCGTCAGAAATGCTCTGGGAACCCAGCAGCTCCCTCCCAATCAAGTTCTTGTAGGGTTAGCTCTCTTTCTTTCCTTCTTTGTCATGGCTCCTACATGGAATCAAATTAATACGAATGCGATCCAACCCTATATGAAGAACCAGATTACGCAAACAGAGGCTTTAACTAAGGCTGAAGAGCCTTTAAGAGATTTTATGTTCAAACAGACTCGGGAAAAAGACTTGGAGCTTTTTGTGGGTTTAGCTAAAATGGAGCGGCCTAAAACTTACCGGGATATTCCAACGTATGTACTGATTCCTGCTTTTGTTATCAGCGAATTAAAAACGGCGTTCCAGATGGGATTTGCGATATTTATTCCGTTTATGGTTATCGATATGATTGTTTCAAGTACCCTAATGTCTATTGGTATGATGATGCTTCCTCCGATGATGATCTCCCTGCCATTTAAAATACTTTTATTTGTCCTGGTGGATGGCTGGCATTTGGTGGTACAGTCCTTGGTGACCAGTTTTAAATAA
- a CDS encoding flagellar biosynthetic protein FliO yields MPSFNQDLPLPASASVAPAVQSGSAWGLIGTLIVFLLILLVSLWIIRRLNRAKIQSLNAPWARVLDRQVLGGQQSLYLVEIAGQLQVLGGTDHHIIKLSEINDPDVAAEILEEIASRPIEKVEGWIMNISKLWRKRHPRKGNIFPEELERLLEEVDK; encoded by the coding sequence ATGCCATCATTCAACCAAGACCTACCGCTTCCTGCAAGCGCAAGCGTTGCACCTGCGGTGCAATCCGGCAGCGCTTGGGGACTGATAGGAACTTTAATTGTTTTTCTCTTAATCTTGCTTGTGTCACTTTGGATTATCCGCCGCCTCAACCGCGCTAAGATTCAAAGTTTGAATGCCCCTTGGGCCAGAGTTCTTGACCGACAAGTGTTAGGCGGACAGCAAAGTTTGTACCTTGTCGAAATCGCGGGTCAATTACAGGTCTTGGGGGGAACAGACCATCATATCATCAAGCTCAGTGAGATTAATGATCCTGATGTGGCTGCAGAAATTTTAGAAGAAATCGCCTCACGCCCAATAGAAAAAGTTGAGGGCTGGATCATGAATATTTCTAAACTATGGCGTAAAAGACATCCTCGCAAGGGTAATATTTTCCCTGAGGAGTTAGAACGTTTGCTTGAGGAGGTTGACAAATAG
- a CDS encoding response regulator yields MIVDDAAFMRMMLKDILTKNGVTVVGEAENGAIAVEKYMELQPNLTIMDITMPEMDGLQAVKEIIKRDPKARIIMCSAMGQQSMVIEAIQSGAKDFVVKPFQAERVIEAVTKALK; encoded by the coding sequence ATGATCGTTGACGATGCAGCTTTTATGCGTATGATGTTAAAAGATATCCTGACTAAAAATGGAGTCACCGTCGTTGGTGAAGCAGAAAATGGTGCTATCGCCGTAGAAAAGTATATGGAATTGCAGCCAAATTTAACGATTATGGACATTACCATGCCGGAAATGGACGGGCTGCAGGCTGTCAAAGAAATCATTAAACGTGACCCGAAGGCCAGAATCATCATGTGCAGTGCCATGGGCCAGCAATCCATGGTCATCGAGGCAATTCAGTCCGGAGCAAAGGATTTTGTGGTTAAACCCTTTCAAGCTGAGCGTGTCATCGAGGCTGTCACAAAGGCGTTGAAGTAG
- the fliY gene encoding flagellar motor switch phosphatase FliY, producing the protein MGNEILSQEEINALLQGTADLDSNPAPMQAEDSLSEMEKDTLGEIANISMGTAATTLSMLLGKKVDITTPKVDVTTSEQIMKDYPVPSVICNVKYKVGIEGSNLLILSQQDGSVIVDLMMGGDGKNPTPGLSDLQISGISEAMNQMMGSAATSMSTMFKATVDITPPDLMLNDLAANSNIIRDTLTQDEPLVRISFRMIVEDVIDSTLIQVIPLSVAQRMVNKLMSAMSRDVPAAATTQPAAPQQNVANQVSYQTPPPAPPSYEATYPSANYPPYAGGQAAAQNRIQTPVQPVQFAPIQQGQIPKQPENLNLILDVPLQISVELGRAKKTIKEILEMGPGSVIELDRLAGESVDMIVNGKLIAKCEVVIVNETFGIRITDIVQPIERVNTLKS; encoded by the coding sequence ATGGGGAATGAGATTCTCTCACAAGAAGAAATTAACGCCTTGCTTCAGGGGACAGCAGATCTCGATTCTAATCCAGCCCCAATGCAAGCGGAAGATTCTTTAAGTGAAATGGAGAAAGATACTCTAGGTGAAATTGCTAATATTTCAATGGGGACTGCGGCAACCACGTTATCCATGCTCTTAGGTAAAAAGGTTGACATTACCACGCCGAAAGTTGATGTGACAACCTCGGAACAGATTATGAAAGATTATCCTGTTCCTTCCGTGATTTGCAACGTCAAATATAAGGTGGGAATTGAGGGCTCTAATCTTCTGATTTTATCGCAACAAGACGGCTCAGTCATTGTCGACTTAATGATGGGGGGAGATGGAAAAAACCCAACTCCGGGATTATCGGATCTGCAAATCAGCGGAATCTCCGAAGCGATGAATCAGATGATGGGTTCTGCTGCAACCTCCATGTCGACAATGTTTAAAGCCACGGTGGACATTACGCCGCCTGATTTAATGCTCAATGATTTGGCAGCGAATAGTAATATTATTCGGGACACCTTGACTCAGGATGAACCTCTGGTTCGAATTTCTTTCCGGATGATTGTGGAAGATGTTATTGACAGTACTTTAATTCAGGTCATCCCTCTGAGTGTAGCCCAAAGGATGGTTAACAAGTTAATGTCCGCTATGAGTAGGGATGTTCCTGCAGCTGCGACCACTCAACCTGCGGCTCCTCAACAAAATGTCGCAAATCAGGTGTCCTATCAAACTCCTCCGCCGGCGCCGCCGTCTTATGAAGCCACTTATCCATCAGCCAATTACCCACCTTACGCAGGGGGACAGGCAGCAGCTCAAAACAGAATCCAGACACCGGTTCAACCGGTTCAGTTTGCACCGATACAACAGGGACAAATACCGAAGCAACCTGAAAATCTTAACTTAATTCTCGATGTACCATTACAGATTAGTGTAGAATTGGGCAGAGCGAAGAAAACCATTAAAGAGATCTTGGAAATGGGGCCAGGTTCAGTGATCGAACTTGACCGCTTAGCAGGAGAATCAGTCGATATGATAGTCAATGGCAAGCTGATCGCCAAATGTGAAGTGGTTATAGTCAATGAAACCTTTGGTATTCGTATAACCGATATTGTTCAACCTATAGAGCGTGTGAATACGCTCAAGTCATAA
- the fliM gene encoding flagellar motor switch protein FliM, whose protein sequence is MGDILSQSEIDALLSALSDGQVDAEEMRSTDTTKKVRVYDFKRPNKFSKDQIHSLQNIYENYCRALTNFLSGNLHSAIESKVLSIEQITYDEFIRSLPSPTVIGIFTLEPLEGTVLMEVSPSLAFTIVDRILGGQGQGAEKNRDLTEIEKTLVEHRLTHMINLTEEAWGEVYELKPQFIAMEPNPQFVQIVAPNEMVILITIEVTVGDTVGMIEVCLPYLVLEPILEKLSTYFLFSTKAKVSSPEQIAAIRRKIEWAKVDVVAFLGHSEILVRDLLELAVGDVIPLRQSLAEPLPIYVGKYMKFKSNPGLNGEHLAVQITEVVEEGREEDGE, encoded by the coding sequence ATGGGAGACATCTTATCCCAAAGTGAAATTGATGCTTTGTTAAGTGCACTGTCTGACGGGCAAGTAGATGCTGAAGAAATGCGTTCAACGGATACTACAAAAAAAGTCAGAGTCTACGATTTTAAGCGTCCCAATAAGTTTTCCAAGGATCAGATTCATTCCCTGCAAAATATCTATGAAAACTATTGCCGCGCTCTGACAAACTTCCTTTCAGGAAACTTGCATTCAGCCATTGAAAGTAAAGTTCTTTCAATTGAGCAAATCACGTACGACGAATTTATACGGTCTTTGCCAAGTCCTACTGTCATTGGAATATTCACCTTAGAACCCTTGGAGGGGACCGTTTTGATGGAAGTGAGCCCTTCACTGGCTTTCACAATCGTGGATAGAATCTTAGGCGGTCAAGGACAAGGAGCTGAAAAGAACCGGGATTTAACAGAAATTGAAAAAACACTCGTCGAACACCGCCTAACTCATATGATAAACCTGACAGAAGAGGCTTGGGGCGAAGTCTATGAATTAAAACCGCAGTTTATTGCCATGGAACCAAATCCGCAGTTTGTGCAAATTGTTGCTCCTAATGAAATGGTAATTTTAATTACCATAGAGGTTACCGTTGGAGACACTGTAGGGATGATCGAAGTTTGTCTGCCCTATTTGGTTCTTGAGCCTATCTTAGAAAAATTAAGTACTTACTTCCTATTCTCTACAAAAGCTAAGGTCAGTTCTCCCGAGCAGATTGCTGCAATTCGCAGAAAAATTGAATGGGCAAAGGTTGATGTGGTTGCGTTTTTGGGTCATTCCGAAATTCTTGTGCGGGACCTTCTCGAATTAGCTGTGGGAGATGTTATCCCCCTGCGGCAGTCCCTGGCAGAACCTCTTCCCATATATGTCGGAAAGTATATGAAATTCAAGTCTAATCCAGGACTTAACGGAGAACATCTCGCTGTTCAAATTACCGAAGTCGTAGAAGAAGGAAGGGAAGAAGATGGGGAATGA
- a CDS encoding flagellar basal body-associated FliL family protein, whose protein sequence is MNKKVLIFLIIALILGLGIGIGGTVLAQKTIFKTQNTAAGVSQPKQTGPLLSLGEVLINLQGGAILRTTITLEVTDDKALTQLKADTAILSDKVNSVLLNRPLADVQTPENLAKLKAELLKKLNEVADNKITDVFFEKIVYQQ, encoded by the coding sequence ATGAATAAAAAAGTTCTGATTTTCCTGATCATCGCTCTTATCTTGGGCTTAGGAATCGGTATAGGCGGAACGGTTTTAGCTCAAAAAACGATCTTTAAAACTCAAAATACAGCTGCCGGTGTGAGTCAGCCAAAACAGACCGGCCCCCTTCTCTCCCTCGGTGAGGTCCTAATTAATTTGCAAGGCGGGGCTATTCTTAGAACAACCATTACCCTGGAAGTTACTGACGATAAGGCCTTAACTCAATTGAAAGCCGACACGGCCATCTTGAGTGACAAAGTCAACTCGGTTCTCTTAAACCGACCTCTTGCCGATGTACAAACCCCCGAGAACTTAGCTAAGCTAAAGGCTGAACTGTTAAAGAAACTTAATGAAGTGGCAGATAACAAAATAACCGATGTCTTCTTTGAAAAAATCGTTTACCAACAATAA
- a CDS encoding flagellar FlbD family protein encodes MIYVTRLNGKAFALNCDLIETMEETPDTVITLTGGNKYVVSESIEVLIERIIEFRRICQQFPKMRSDQINE; translated from the coding sequence ATGATCTACGTCACTCGCTTGAACGGCAAAGCTTTTGCCTTAAATTGTGACCTGATTGAAACAATGGAAGAAACCCCGGATACGGTCATAACCTTAACGGGTGGAAATAAATACGTGGTCTCAGAGAGCATCGAAGTGCTCATCGAACGTATCATTGAGTTTCGGCGTATTTGCCAGCAGTTTCCAAAAATGAGGAGTGATCAAATTAATGAATAA
- a CDS encoding flagellar FliJ family protein, producing the protein MARFRFRFDASQRLADQLLDVAKREFAQEMQRLQVCIEARVTQLGRFNDALEGQRNAGLHSPEKLAIWQTYVFEQRRRLKEREAEKSAQEVMMEKARCRLIEAHREAEKFRRLKEKQFKAFQIKELIKEQKVLDETGQILHWQQKKYSTKC; encoded by the coding sequence ATGGCTCGATTTCGATTTCGTTTTGATGCGAGCCAGCGGTTGGCTGATCAACTGTTAGATGTGGCCAAACGAGAATTTGCTCAGGAAATGCAGCGTTTACAAGTTTGTATTGAGGCCCGTGTGACTCAACTTGGCCGCTTCAATGATGCTTTAGAGGGTCAGAGGAATGCCGGACTCCACTCTCCGGAGAAATTAGCCATTTGGCAAACGTATGTTTTTGAACAGCGACGCCGGCTCAAGGAACGCGAAGCAGAGAAGTCAGCGCAAGAAGTGATGATGGAGAAAGCGCGTTGTCGTTTAATAGAGGCGCATCGAGAAGCAGAGAAGTTTCGACGCTTGAAAGAAAAACAGTTTAAAGCATTTCAAATCAAAGAACTTATTAAGGAACAGAAGGTCTTGGATGAAACCGGTCAGATTCTTCATTGGCAACAGAAAAAATATTCGACAAAGTGTTAA
- the fliI gene encoding flagellar protein export ATPase FliI — translation MGVWELMLQKAEEIDPVSAQGRVSKIVGLMIESAGPRVSVGEYCHILTRAGNELPAEVVGFRDSTALLMPLGELEGIAPGDRVIPQRQKLTVSVGSGLLGRILNGLGHPIDGRPLKTENSYPLQNKPPNALLRPRITDVLSVGVRTIDGLLTLGRGQRMGIFAGSGVGKSTLLGMMARNTVADVNVIALVGERGRELRDFIEKDLGPAGLARSVIVVATSDQPALVRLKAAFTATAVAEFFRDQGKDVLLMMDSVTRFAMAQREVGLTVGEPPATRGYPPSVFALLPKLLERSGMAEKGSITGIYTVLVDGDDHNEPIADTVRGILDGHIVLTRDLAMQNHYPAIDILQSVSRVMNDVVSPVHKDLASKFREHLAVYRDAKDLIDIGAYTSGSNPRIDSAIAYIERIQEFTRQGVSESSGFEETLQQLNGIYALE, via the coding sequence ATGGGAGTTTGGGAATTAATGCTTCAGAAGGCGGAGGAGATTGACCCTGTCTCTGCCCAAGGAAGGGTTTCCAAAATTGTAGGACTGATGATTGAATCTGCCGGTCCGAGAGTGAGTGTGGGTGAGTACTGTCATATTCTTACTCGCGCCGGAAATGAACTTCCCGCAGAGGTAGTTGGCTTTCGTGATTCCACGGCTCTCTTAATGCCTTTAGGGGAACTTGAAGGAATTGCTCCCGGCGACCGCGTGATCCCTCAAAGGCAGAAGTTAACCGTTTCAGTAGGGTCCGGACTTTTGGGGCGAATTCTCAATGGTTTGGGACATCCCATCGATGGGCGTCCGCTTAAGACCGAAAACTCTTACCCTTTGCAAAATAAGCCGCCTAACGCCCTCTTACGTCCACGAATAACGGACGTTCTCAGTGTAGGAGTAAGAACGATTGATGGGCTGCTAACCCTTGGCCGCGGGCAACGGATGGGAATCTTTGCCGGTTCCGGTGTAGGTAAAAGCACCTTATTGGGAATGATGGCCAGAAATACCGTGGCTGATGTCAACGTTATTGCTCTGGTAGGGGAACGGGGGCGGGAATTGAGGGACTTTATTGAGAAAGATCTTGGACCCGCAGGATTAGCACGTTCTGTAATTGTTGTGGCGACATCGGATCAACCGGCATTAGTTCGCTTAAAAGCTGCTTTTACCGCTACTGCAGTGGCTGAGTTTTTTCGAGATCAAGGTAAGGATGTACTGTTAATGATGGACTCTGTAACACGCTTTGCCATGGCTCAGCGAGAAGTGGGGCTTACGGTGGGCGAACCTCCTGCAACCCGAGGATATCCGCCTTCTGTATTTGCACTTTTACCAAAACTTTTAGAGCGTTCCGGAATGGCGGAGAAGGGAAGCATCACCGGAATTTATACAGTGTTGGTGGATGGCGATGATCACAATGAGCCAATTGCCGATACTGTGCGCGGGATTCTGGATGGACATATTGTTTTAACACGGGACCTTGCCATGCAGAATCATTACCCAGCGATTGATATTTTACAGTCCGTGAGTCGGGTGATGAATGATGTTGTTAGTCCAGTTCATAAAGACTTGGCTTCAAAATTTCGGGAACATCTTGCGGTTTACCGTGATGCCAAAGATCTGATTGACATTGGAGCCTATACTTCGGGAAGCAATCCCAGGATTGATTCCGCTATTGCGTATATAGAACGGATTCAGGAGTTTACTAGGCAAGGAGTCTCAGAAAGTTCGGGATTCGAAGAGACGCTTCAGCAGCTTAACGGAATCTATGCTCTAGAGTGA